The Cellulophaga sp. L1A9 genome window below encodes:
- a CDS encoding ankyrin repeat domain-containing protein, translating into MAKKRKTLPKIFEELIKAKDIENLKKIFDTCEIEARGGYGKATALSTYYIPNELVRWLVEKGADIDAVDIYGCTALHRHASFHSGDITVFLELGATINAPNNSGETPLHYAAGGGFNSINVKKLLDHGANPNVLNKAGQTPFDYALKRANNINLIKLAEISKIFLEINTEITQSMKDSIHQLGENFEFHRANFSKEFLPETDKALNTLYALFDVTPIHKRILHDGISIITVQHTTWQKQYEELWDFLIPSSGSAKTIQGEVVRISGKVRDEIYRNGGGNWDIDFKKMLAIFFDYLSIGISLNNDELKKTAILIKDIRENGDAEIDDLNYLCELATKWVLLNPNPILLEKPKYRR; encoded by the coding sequence ATGGCTAAGAAAAGAAAAACTCTTCCTAAAATTTTTGAAGAATTGATTAAAGCTAAAGATATAGAAAACCTTAAGAAAATATTTGATACTTGCGAAATTGAGGCCAGAGGTGGTTATGGTAAAGCTACCGCGCTTAGCACCTATTATATTCCTAATGAACTGGTTCGATGGTTAGTAGAAAAAGGAGCAGATATAGATGCTGTAGATATTTATGGTTGTACAGCACTTCATAGACATGCAAGTTTTCATAGTGGAGATATTACCGTCTTTTTAGAGTTAGGAGCAACTATTAATGCCCCCAACAATAGCGGCGAGACCCCACTTCATTATGCCGCAGGAGGTGGATTTAATAGTATTAATGTAAAAAAATTACTTGATCATGGTGCTAATCCAAATGTTTTGAATAAAGCTGGGCAAACGCCATTTGATTATGCGTTAAAAAGAGCAAATAACATCAACCTCATAAAATTAGCTGAAATCTCAAAGATATTTCTTGAAATAAATACTGAAATAACGCAATCGATGAAAGATTCTATTCATCAGTTAGGTGAAAATTTTGAATTTCATAGAGCGAATTTTAGCAAAGAATTTCTACCTGAAACCGATAAAGCTTTAAACACACTTTATGCACTGTTTGATGTTACCCCTATTCATAAACGCATACTGCATGATGGCATTTCCATCATTACTGTTCAGCATACTACTTGGCAAAAGCAATATGAAGAATTATGGGATTTTTTAATTCCATCAAGCGGAAGTGCTAAAACAATACAAGGAGAAGTTGTTCGTATTTCTGGAAAAGTTAGGGATGAAATATATAGAAATGGTGGAGGAAATTGGGATATTGACTTTAAAAAAATGTTAGCCATCTTCTTCGATTATTTATCCATAGGTATTTCATTAAATAATGATGAACTTAAAAAAACAGCGATTCTTATAAAAGATATTCGTGAAAATGGAGATGCAGAGATTGATGATCTTAATTATTTATGTGAATTAGCCACAAAATGGGTATTACTTAATCCAAATCCAATTTTACTAGAGAAACCTAAGTATAGAAGGTAA
- a CDS encoding DapH/DapD/GlmU-related protein yields MTQKIALKEFISNLSDFFETAQNLAPWDLTSNLKDIIEGIIPKLGEDFNIVDGIAIHKSTVIENGVTIKRPFIAMENCILGANSYFREGVFLDSSVKIGPSSEVKSSIICANTAIAHLNYIGNSIIGHHVNFEAGSIAANHYNEREDKRIWIKYHETIIDTGVEKFGALVGDNSRIGANGVLSPGTILEKKSIVKRLELIEQLKQK; encoded by the coding sequence ATGACACAAAAAATAGCCCTTAAAGAATTCATATCCAATCTTTCAGATTTTTTTGAAACAGCGCAAAATCTAGCCCCTTGGGATTTAACAAGCAACTTAAAAGATATCATCGAAGGAATAATCCCTAAGCTAGGAGAAGACTTCAATATCGTAGACGGAATCGCTATTCATAAATCTACAGTTATAGAAAACGGTGTTACTATTAAAAGACCATTTATAGCAATGGAAAACTGTATTCTTGGCGCAAACTCCTATTTTCGAGAAGGTGTTTTTCTAGATAGTTCAGTAAAAATAGGCCCTAGTTCCGAGGTAAAAAGCAGCATCATATGTGCTAATACGGCCATAGCGCATTTAAATTATATTGGTAATAGTATTATTGGACATCACGTTAATTTTGAGGCAGGCTCCATTGCGGCTAACCATTATAATGAAAGAGAAGATAAAAGAATTTGGATTAAATATCATGAAACTATCATTGATACTGGGGTTGAAAAATTTGGAGCGTTAGTCGGAGATAATTCAAGAATAGGCGCAAATGGCGTGCTATCTCCTGGAACTATTCTTGAAAAAAAATCTATTGTAAAAAGACTAGAGCTTATTGAGCAATTGAAACAGAAATAA